The sequence CGCCACCATGTGGACACTGAGAATCaagcctgggttctctggaagagcacccgCTACTCTCAACTGACATCCTCCAGCCCCTACCTAAAATTCtttttgacttatttattttgggaCAAAATGTTGCTATGAAGccttagctagcctggaactccttatgtagaccaggctggccctagaggtctacctgcttctgcctcctaaatactgggattaaaactgtgcaccaccattcctgtTACCCAGTGCTCTGACACTCCGGAGTCTTGAAAAGCCTTCATCCAGAGTATATGCTTATCAGGAACACGAATCAGAGTATTTGCATGCAGGAGGGGCCATGCACGGGAAAGAGTGGGAAGCCCCAAGTCGGTCGCATCTGCGCAATGGCCACCGCAATGGCAGTAGTCTATGGCAGGGCCAGCACACTTAGCCTGATTGCAATGCCCTGGGATAGATCTTGAGCCCTCCAGCTCCACAGAGCAGTTCACAGAGCAGACAAGTCCCGACCAGTGCCAAGGGCTTCCATCAGCAAGAACAGCAATTAATAATGACGTGAGCAGGAATTCAGAGAGGGACCCCTCCAGTGCATCACTACAAGCGTCACACCTTCTTCAGTCACCTGCACCACAGGCAGACTTATATCGCCCAGGGGCATTTGCAAAATTAAGCTAGCTTGAGCTTGGGGAAAGgacagcttagtgggtaaagctCTTGTCAtgcatgcatgaggacctgaattcaaatccctaCACCCCAAGTGAAACTGGGGACAGTAGTCCATGACTGTCATCCCAGTATACCTACAGTAAGATGAAAGACGGAGACAGGAGAGTTCCGGAACCTCCACAGGCTGGCTAGCGTTGCTCCACACGGCAGAGAACATCTCAGACACTGgtggctgtcctctggcctctgtacacaCGCCATTACATGCATCCCACGCCCACATACatggatgtgcacacacagaaataaattttaaaaataaataagccaagcatggtggcatacacctttaaccccagaacttactctagaggcagaggcagatggcccTCTGTAAGTCTGAGGTCTGCCCGGTCTATATAGCAAATTCTAGACCAGCCGGGGCTACGTAGagagaaccttgtctcaaaaaaaaatttttaaataaataaatatgggcTAGCTTGGTGAAGAAGAGCCAGGTTCTAAGCTATTTCCATACTTACTTGACCAAGGTACTTAAACTGTAAGTGCTTGTGTTTCCTGGTCTATAGAAAGGTAAATAAGGTTGATCCGAGATTAAGGAAGTCGTTATATGCCTTATTAGAAGCATTACCCATGATCTTAGAAGAGCTGAGTCTAAGACCATAAAATTTCCATTCTCCCTTCAACCCAATTCAGCAGGTGATGGATCTGGGAACACAAAGTTAGTTCCAAGAGAGACTGGGCTGTTGTGGAGAGCCAATTGTGCGTTCCTGGGTGgtgagaattttctttctttcttccttcctttcttccttcctttcttccttcctttcttcctttttttctttctttctttctttctttctttctttctttctttctttctttctttctttctttctttctttctttcttttttgtgacaCACCCAATGCCCAATTACTCCTGTGGAAACAGTTCGAGGCAGGTGCACAGAAATGAACAGCCCCAAGTTTTCGTTTGCTCCACCCCAGGGGGCGGGACCTCCTTTAAGAAGGAAGTTATTCGATCACTCATTCAAAGTAGGGTTGGTTGAGCGTCCTGGGAAGTGGAATTCGGGGCCTAGACCTCCCTGCCTGGATCAATAGATCACTCCCTTTGCAGGCCCTGTCTTCCTCTCAACCCAAACCCCCAGCTGTCGACGGCGTTCCCGCGTTCTGTGCAATAACTCCTGGAAGCCGCTAACTCCTGATGTCTTCTGCCAAGTTATGGTGAGTGTCATGGATCCTCAGTCTCCGGCACAGCCCCACAGGATAACGGGGGACACACCCAGAGGGCGCCTTTGCTGAGGCAGGGGAcaaagctgggagctgggtgggccGCAGGGGGAGGGTGACACGCTGCCCACGCTCAGCCGCGGAACTTGGGAGACGGAGAATGTGCTGACGGGCTCCCCTACTGGATGAGAACCTTCTCTCAGGAGCTGTGGTGCCTCGGCCTCTCTTGTATCCTGTGATGAACTGATGAACCCAAGGCTTGTGGGCTATGGCGGATTTGGTACAGTGTTCCGGGCACAACACACAACTTGGGGCCATGATGTGGCAGTCAAGATCGTGAACTCGTGAGTGACCCCAGCTGTAGGCAGGATCTGGTCAAGGAGCCTGAAGGGGcaaggcgggggagggggggctgtcTTCCAGGGTCCGACCCAACTGTGACTCCCTTCGGAGTGTAGGAAGGCGATATCCAGGGAGGTGAAAGCTATGTCGAATCTGCGTAACCAGTACGTGCTCCTCCTGCTGGGGGTCACCGAGGAACTCCAGTGGGATTACGTATCTGGGCCGGCTCTGGTGACAGTCTTCATGGAGAACGGCTCCCTCGCAGGGCTGCTACAGAGCTCGTGTCCTCGACCCTGGCCGCTCCTCTGTCGCCTGCTGCATGAAGTGGTACTAGGGATGTGTTACCTGCACAGCTTGAACCCAGTGCTCCTGCACCGGGACCTCAAGCCTTCCAATGTCCTGCTGGACCCAGAGCTCCACGCCAAGGTCAGCCCATCTACACCCTACTGCAAGCTTGGAACATGTTGAATACCCTCGGCCTGTCCCTCTGAATACAAGACTGCCCAGGTCAACTAGCAATTTTATCTCTAGTCAGTCATACCAGGTGACAGAGGCCCTCCTTACCCACCTGGGTCAGTTCCATAAGCCTATTCCAcaaagccccccacccccatggacCCAGGTTGACTTATCCCAGAAATTCTGACACACCTAGACCCATGCCTGCCCATCAGCATCTTAGATCTCCTCCTTGAGTccactgactccacctttccCTCTGGTCCTCCAAGACCACCTTCAAAAAGCTGAGGCTGCATCTTCCGGAGGAGAGAGTGGAAAATTCTGAAGAACGTCTGGCCCCTTCATCTAAtaacctccctcttcctttcccttacAGCTAGCAGATTTTGGCCTGTCCACATTTCAGGGAGGGTCACAATCAGGGTCAGGGTCCAGGGATTCAGGAGGTACCCTAGCTTACTTGGCCCCAGAGCTATTGGTTAATGTCAACCGGCCCGCTTCCCCAGCCAGTGACATCTACAGGTAAGCTATCCAGTCCAAAACATCCCAAATTTCTATACTATTTGGGCCCTTCTAAAGGATATGGCCTGGGAAAGTAGTCTTTCCAGGGGCCAGCTAAGCCTCCATTTTGTTTCTGTGCAGCTTTGGGATCCTTGCATGGGCTGTACTGGCTGGAAGAGAAGCTGAGTGTAAGACTCTAGAGAGACTCTGAGACTCTTACCCCGGGTGCCAGAAGCACCTAAAGCCCTGAGCCCTGCCTTTTTTTCCTACTCAGCTGCCCTCTTCCCACCCCACCTCTCCCTGGGCTGACACTCCCGGCTTCTGTCCATGGGCTGTGACCTATATCATGGATCCCTTATTGTTATCACCCCCCACTCCAGTGGTAGACCAAACATCACTAGTTCGTGACGCAGTTTGTGAAAGGCAGATTCGACCCCCATTGACAGAGCTGCCTCCCCCCAGCCCTGAGACTCCTGGCTTGGAAGTGCTGAAGGAGTTAATGACGCGCTGCTGGAGTTCTGAGCCCAAGGACAGGCCAACCTTCCAGGGTGAGTTGGGGGTTTCTCTAGCAACTAGGATCAGGAAGCTTGTCCTGCTCGCATGCTATTCATTCTGATGTCTTTCAGATTGCCGTCCAAAAACAGATGAAACCTACCTCCAGGTACAGGACAAGGTAGATGCTGCTGTCTCCGAGGTATGTTTCCAAAACCGACTTCCCACCCAGGAGCTAGTCAGGTACAGCACATGTGACCCCTTTGACTTTCCGATGTATCTTCGCTGGTCACCATTCTTTAATCCTTGACCatcatccccacccaccccaacATACTCCTGAGTCTCCAGGTAACAGACTCAGCAGATAATCCCTGGTACTTATTCTGGCTCCCCAACTCTTGTCTGTGCAGGTGAAGCAGTATCTGTCTCAGCAcagaaacagcaacagaaagttgTCTGCTCTAGAGTCAGGCCAGAGAGGTACAGAAAAGAATGACCCTGGAAAAAGCTCAATTTCTGACATGCTGGACAACCTGCATCTGGACAGGGGCTCCAGACCAGTTCCTGAAGAAGGCATAAGCCTTACGGAGAGAAAAGAACAGCAAGAACCAATTGGGCGTGCCACAGCAGCAGCGACATCTTCGGATACGGGGGCTGGAACTCCCCAAATGCCACACACTCTACCCTCCAGAGGCCCAACACCCAGCCCAAACTTCCCTGAGGCTCCCGGTCCTCACCCCCAAAGGAATCAGGTAAGACATTGGCAAAACTAGAGTATGCCCCCTTACCAGGGAAAAGCTGGGGTTGAGGGGTCCACAGTGATGGAACTAGCCTCTTGAATAGAAAGCCTGAGAACTCTGTGCTGTTTGCAGGGAGACGAAAGACAAGATACCTCCTGGGCTCCAGGGCCAAATCCAACAGCAGGTACCCATTCTTCAACCTCTGTTGCTCTCCCCCTGCTTTACTTTCCCATGACCTTCTTCTTCAACACCTATAGATAGAATCGAGTTACCTcagagggggaaagaagggaCTAGAGATCATCTAACACAACCCTTCTCATTCAATGTGTGAGGAACCTGACATCCATTAGGTGAAGATCCCACTGAAGTCACACATAACCTGGTTTTGCCCTGGGATCTGCTGTCTCTCCCCAGCACCAGATCCACGCGCCTTCACAGTTCCTTTATTGCTAAGGCAATCCAGAGGGTCTTCCATCAAAGACACCCAAACAGCAGGCACTATTCCTCTTTGGCTTCTAACTCTGGAGAGGCCCAGCTCACAGTCACTAGCAGGCTAAGACCCTGCATTTGCACTCCCCAGGGCGAACACAAAGTGTCGCTGCTGCCCCTCTCCCCAAAGTGCTTGTTAAACGCTTCTTTCTAACCACTGAActttcccaccaccacctccttttCTTTCAAAGGGTCACAATCTGTTACCCTCAAGAACTGTTGTGGAGTGCAGATTGGAAACAACAACTACATGGCAGGCAGCTGCTCACCAGCGCTACCAAGAACTGCTTTACCCAAGAAGAGCCCAGCACAGcgtggcaggggcaggggcaggggctggCAGCCCCTCCATGAGTAGATTTCGGAGAATACCCACAAGAGCCTGAAGCCAGTATAGAGGGAATTAAAGCACATTGTAAGGATCCCGGAACGACTAAGATGATCATTGCCACTTTGTGTGCTCCCCAACATTCTTTGAGAGCATTTAGACCTACACCCAAACCGATTTTTGACCTATTTCCCAAACGTCAATAAACACAATATGTTAACTATGAGTGAgtctgaggtgggggagggaagaggagatggTGCTGCCGCCTGGCTGAAGCAGGAAGGGGGGCTCTGGGGACTAGTTATAGGCAACCTCTTGGCATATAAGGTCAGGGCCCAGCCGGTGGCAGGAAGGAATTGCAGAGCCTTGGCTCTCGGGTGCGCCAATCTCAGGGTGGAGCTCTTCCTCCAGAGCTCAGTACTGGCGCCACCCTAAGGCTGAACTGACGGGATAAAAGTCgccactccccttccctccttgaTTTTGAGCACTGGGCTTGGGGCCCTGGTGAAGGAGGGTCTTTGGAAATTCAAAGGTGCCCCAGGCTCTCTAGACCATCCAGACTCCCACTGCACAAACTCCACGCACCTTGCTTTCTAGGCATGGGAGCATTTTTGATTCTCTGAGTCCAAGGATTGATAACTATGTCCAACGAAGAGGAGCATCAACCCAAGGAGCTATAGAGAAGGCTGGAGTTTGGAGAGTTCACACTTTGACACACCTGAGGGATCAAAAGTGGAAAGGAAATGTCCTTTCTGTCCTCACCCGCACCCCAGCCCCAGCTGGTACCAGGACAGCGCTCCTCCCAGCGTTCTCCCAGGCGTGACTTCCAGCCTTTCCAGCATCCCCGTTTCCAAATACCGTATCTTTATCTTGACACATCCCTCTTAATCCTCTCCATTACCTCGTGTGTCTCCCACAGACCACATGAAGAAAGAGGGGAGGTGGTTGTTAGAAAACACAATCTGAGCATAGGAGGCAGCCAGGGGAGTCCTCTCAGCACGGGAAGGGGCCGGACTGTATcgtggggaagtgggagggggcCTTGGCGCCAAGAGGGAAGTGCCAATCGCCCTCGGCCCTGAGCCACTAGCAAGCCGGCTCACACTAGTGAGCTGCAACCAGCCCACCCACCTAGGCTCCCTCCCGGGGCCTAGCTTTGCTGAGAGAGCTTCAGGAGCTTGACACAGAGCAGTGAGTTAATGGGTTGAGGGAGATTCTGGGGCCCCTTCTCGTTAGGTTCAACTCCTGTCCCTCCAGTGAGATTTTTGCTAGGACACTACCACGGTCTGATTTGTGGGAAGGATCAAGAAGCCCTGTCACATTCAGCTGGAGCCCTTTGAGGGAGACCTGGCAGGAAATCCTATTGCTTCGAAAAGGGGCTTGGGTCAGAGTGGCTCCGGGAGAGGAAGAAAAGCGCAGTGGGGTTTATTAACTCGGTTCCCAAGGCAGGGGCTCCGGGCTAGGCCGGGGGAGACCATGGCCCGCCTCTTCAGTCCCCGGCCGCCTCCCAGCGAAGATCTCTTCTACGAGACCTACTACAGCCTGAGCCAACAGTACCCACTGCTACTATTGCTTCTGGCCATCGTGCTCTGCACGCTGGTGGCACTGCCAGCCGTCGCCTGGGCCAGCGGCAGGGTGAGATGGGCTAGGTGCGGGAGCCTGCTctaggggcgggggggggggggggagctggccTCGGGCTGGGACTATTTGAAGGACTGGGATTTGTGGGGTCTTTTTGTTAATAATGCCTTTGCTGGGAACCGGAAAAGAAGCATTGAACCGTCATGAATTGTTGTGATTGTGGGCACATGTGACCAAACCCTCCTCCCTCTAGGTTTGTTCCCTGGGTCTATCCTGGGAGGTAAATGTGTCCCGGATGCATCTCACTGTTCTACTGGTTCTACGGTAAATCCAACACCGGATTTTCCAGTTTTCCAGAGAGGAAACTCTACTCACATCCCTAGGGGAATTCATTTCCTGACTTTTTCTCTCCAGGTTTGGGAATGTGGGGCTGTTAGCTGTACCCACAGACTTCCAAGAGGCAGTTTTCATCCGATGTGGCTTAGttaccctcctccctccaccaaaattcttttttccactttcatATTGGGCAGGAAAGGGGTTTTCAATCCCAAATTTGAAATATTCTGCTCCGGGTTTTTCTTTCACTCCTCGGAGCCAAGGTGGGAAAAAGGACTGAGTATTGCTAATCCTTGTTACCCCAAGTTCAGAAAAAGATGGGAATAAAAGGTAGGGACTGTGATTAGGGCTTCTGGGTTAGAGGGAAAGCAGGTATTCAGATCTCAGAGCTTGGGTGGCAAAGAATTGCAGAAACTTGGGCTGCCTAGGTAAATATTTGTGAAGTTAGCACATGGCTTGAGGAAGGAGGATCTTCCTGAGCAAATTAGCCATTTGGGTGATATTCACTCCGAATGCCAAGCACATGCTACAGTTTCCCCTTTAAACGGTAAGAACTGTGGGAATAGCCAGGCAAGTCTGGAATCACAGCAcagagagttggaggccagtccaAGCTccttgagatcctgcctcaaacccGAAAgagcaaacaatcaaaaaaaaaaaggaaaaaccaaaaaaacaacaacaaaactgagaTTTAGAAAGAGGGTAGGAGCCATTACCACGTGAGACTTCTGGGCTTCATGGGTAAAACAAGTAGGGTTTAAGCAATTTCTTATGGTTTAATCAATTGTGAAAACACAAGCAGTTTGGccctgttgatttttttttcatttattcagcTGTATgtgggtgttgtgtgtgtgctggggggggGTGTTCGTGTGTggacatgaatacacacatgtggaggtcaaaggacaactcaaaGGCATGAATTCTCTTCTCTCACCTCATGGATTCTGAGAATTGAActagatcatcaggcttggtgacaaaccCCCTTCCCACAGTGCCATCCCACCAGCCCTGTTTTCTCTTTGCGCGTGTGTTGAAGACACTTTACAGAGCAGATCTGAACGGCGTCTAACTTGCTCCCTCTCACCTTCTGACAATTCCAAAACCATCCTTCCCCAGTCTTGCTTCATACATTCTTCATCCACAGGAGCTGACCTCAGACCCAAGCTTCCTGACAACCGTGCTGTGTGGTTTGGgtggcttctctctgctcttggggCTGGCTTCCCGGGAGCAGCAACTGCAGCGCTGGACACGACCTCTTTCTGGCCTCATATGGGCTGCGCTGCTGGCGCTAGGCCATGGATTCCTGTTCACTGGGGGTGTGGTGAGCGCCTGGGACCAGGTAAGGAGAATCACAGTTAAGAAGCAGGGGAATAGGGACTCCAAACTCAGGCCCTGTGCGGTGAAACCCAGGCCTTCGGCTTCCCACACCCTTCTCCAGGTGTCgtttttcctcttcctcatcttcaccGTGTATGCCATGTTGCCCTTGGGCATGCGGGATGCGGCTGTTGCAGGCCTCACCTCATCACTCTCACATCTGCTGGTCCTTGGACTGTACCTTGGGTGGCAGCCTGACTCACAGAGGGCTCTGCTACCACAGGTAAAAAAGGAACAGTCACTGGGTGGTGACctacacctttaaacccagcactgggcagaggcagcctgatccacaaagcgagttccaggatagccaggatggttacatagagaaaccctgtctcaaaaaaaaaagaaacaaaaaagcaagagtGCAGGTAATAGTCTACAGCCGGCTCAACCCCTGATAAAAATCCTCTGAGCATTTGCTGAGCTAGGACTCCACAGCAGGGCTCAAGCTTGAGTGCAGAATCCAACGCAGATAAACCCCCCAGAGGGACCTCTCAGAGCTGATAGGTGGGTGCACCGTGCCCGCCtttaccagaagagggcgctataGTCATGGGGAAATCAGTCGTGATTCTCCCACAGGTACTGAAGGAAAAAGTGGAGCATGCGATCATAACTTGAGTAGTGTCTTGCAGGTGGAATGGGCTCAGGAGGTCAACGTGGTAGAATAGTATTCTCAGAGAGGAAATATGCATGCAAGACATCTAGACCCTAGTGACCAGGT is a genomic window of Chionomys nivalis chromosome 12, mChiNiv1.1, whole genome shotgun sequence containing:
- the Ripk3 gene encoding receptor-interacting serine/threonine-protein kinase 3, which codes for MSSAKLWSCGASASLVSCDELMNPRLVGYGGFGTVFRAQHTTWGHDVAVKIVNSKAISREVKAMSNLRNQYVLLLLGVTEELQWDYVSGPALVTVFMENGSLAGLLQSSCPRPWPLLCRLLHEVVLGMCYLHSLNPVLLHRDLKPSNVLLDPELHAKLADFGLSTFQGGSQSGSGSRDSGGTLAYLAPELLVNVNRPASPASDIYSFGILAWAVLAGREAELVDQTSLVRDAVCERQIRPPLTELPPPSPETPGLEVLKELMTRCWSSEPKDRPTFQDCRPKTDETYLQVQDKVDAAVSEVKQYLSQHRNSNRKLSALESGQRGTEKNDPGKSSISDMLDNLHLDRGSRPVPEEGISLTERKEQQEPIGRATAAATSSDTGAGTPQMPHTLPSRGPTPSPNFPEAPGPHPQRNQGDERQDTSWAPGPNPTAGSQSVTLKNCCGVQIGNNNYMAGSCSPALPRTALPKKSPAQRGRGRGRGWQPLHE